Proteins co-encoded in one Luteolibacter sp. Y139 genomic window:
- a CDS encoding DUF3634 family protein, with translation MLWLLKLTSPLVLVIREGKVSLAKGRLPGGTIQQVQDVLSDAGVTSGTIHADGAGRFRFSYHIPGELHQRLRNVLVSL, from the coding sequence ATGCTCTGGCTGCTAAAGCTGACCTCCCCGCTCGTCCTCGTGATCCGCGAGGGAAAGGTCAGCCTGGCGAAAGGACGGCTTCCCGGCGGCACGATCCAGCAGGTCCAGGACGTCCTTTCAGACGCCGGGGTGACCTCCGGCACCATCCACGCCGATGGGGCCGGACGATTCCGCTTCTCCTACCACATCCCGGGAGAATTGCATCAGCGGTTGAGAAACGTCCTCGTTTCCCTATAG
- a CDS encoding YwqG family protein yields the protein MAEIHYEGLDGWWKSAALWGALGVIIAFANLPPWLWMVIAIVAGAATGGASAFWLSKMKTKAMSITGWIGLLVFAGLIYLLTISNPATRVPTMGFFALGCLFQSANMLVFGIAGTRAIKVLNEKNAGWLSKLGASSKRVGPPPPAPPAADYDACRTKLLAALPEPLRSDIANAFQTVTLATPFRSLQSISPAASSLSGAPLLDPAFAWPHLHGQPLEFLAQLNLGEIPDTGHARPAAGLISFFCDVANQPWGHDADDVGKTVVLFTPDPSNAHPLLKPGTPPHAPPRKPLAFTRTPAFCLTEDQTDRLDDFIQETDEATAYTASDMQMTLGEANPPESNRVLCAPSRVQGDMDDDLAKAARFLGLPLDTGWTLLLQLDSDRDLGWCWGDNGFLYFWIPTADLAEGRFNRVWTILQCC from the coding sequence ATGGCGGAGATTCACTATGAAGGGCTCGACGGTTGGTGGAAGTCCGCCGCCCTTTGGGGCGCTCTCGGCGTCATCATCGCCTTCGCGAATTTGCCACCATGGCTGTGGATGGTCATCGCGATCGTCGCCGGTGCGGCCACCGGCGGGGCGTCCGCCTTCTGGCTCTCGAAAATGAAGACCAAGGCCATGTCCATCACGGGCTGGATCGGCCTGCTGGTCTTCGCGGGTTTGATCTATCTGCTGACGATATCCAATCCAGCCACTAGGGTTCCGACCATGGGCTTCTTCGCCCTCGGCTGCCTGTTCCAATCGGCGAACATGCTCGTCTTCGGCATCGCTGGCACTCGCGCCATCAAGGTGCTGAACGAGAAAAACGCCGGCTGGCTGAGCAAACTGGGCGCCTCATCGAAGCGCGTGGGACCTCCGCCACCGGCACCACCAGCCGCGGACTACGATGCCTGTCGTACCAAACTCCTCGCCGCCCTCCCCGAGCCCCTCCGCTCGGACATCGCCAATGCCTTCCAGACCGTCACGCTGGCCACGCCCTTCCGCTCCTTGCAAAGCATTTCACCCGCAGCCTCGTCACTCTCGGGTGCACCCTTGCTCGACCCCGCCTTCGCCTGGCCGCACCTCCACGGGCAGCCGCTTGAATTCCTCGCCCAGCTCAATCTCGGGGAAATCCCCGATACCGGCCACGCCCGTCCGGCAGCTGGATTGATATCCTTCTTCTGCGACGTGGCAAATCAGCCATGGGGCCACGATGCCGATGATGTCGGGAAAACAGTGGTCCTCTTCACACCCGACCCATCGAATGCCCATCCGCTGCTGAAGCCCGGAACACCACCCCACGCTCCGCCGCGCAAGCCGCTTGCCTTCACCCGGACACCCGCGTTTTGCCTGACCGAAGATCAAACCGACCGCCTCGATGACTTCATCCAAGAGACCGACGAGGCCACGGCATACACCGCCTCGGACATGCAGATGACGCTGGGTGAAGCGAACCCTCCGGAAAGCAACCGGGTGCTTTGTGCTCCCTCCCGTGTCCAAGGTGACATGGACGACGATCTCGCCAAAGCCGCGCGTTTTCTCGGCCTGCCGCTGGACACCGGGTGGACCCTGCTACTCCAGCTCGACTCCGATCGCGACCTCGGCTGGTGCTGGGGCGACAATGGCTTCCTCTACTTCTGGATCCCCACCGCGGATCTCGCGGAAGGCCGTTTCAATAGGGTCTGGACGATCCTCCAGTGCTGCTGA
- the priA gene encoding replication restart helicase PriA codes for MPAARVLIDGPSELVFDYAIPDGLNVQPGCRVRIPLRNKLSQGTVLDLVEQQDDLGFALRPLHSLSDPEPLITPNLLKAGRWIASYYGCSIESVIRALLPEAVRTEDNSAKVRKTVVLENEPSPEILAKLQKRAPKQAAILSLLTHAPDKKIALADLGDGASASVKSLAKQELVRLIEEEVRRDPEADGIEEILPDSPLPLNDEQEAALKVVLESLNAPSSSTPSSPILLHGVTGSGKTEVYLQAARATLDLGKTVLVLVPEISLTPQTVRRFRARFAGIQEQVAVLHSNLSQGERFDEWHRIRKGIARIVIGARSAVFAPLPDLGLILVDEEHENTYKQDQIPRYHGRDVAVLRAALENCTIVLGSATPSLESFQNTLEGKYKLVRLAKRADGQSLPLIRVLDMRLEKQKQKGGMAILSDRLRNALEQRLLKNEQSILFLNRRGFARSLQCPSCGHVCMCPHCSVPLTYHREDERLMCHICGHQAVVPRKCPECRDPAIALQGYGTQKVEEVIAKVLPQAKIARIDADAMRKKHALRDLLNAFQARKIDVLIGTQMIAKGLHFPNVTLVGILNADIGLHVPDFRAGERVFQLLTQVAGRAGRGDLEGEVIVQTFTPHSPSVQFARHHDFDGFAEQELEFRRQFGFPPFAHCAVLTSRSTHERRAEFTLQTLHRRLTENPPPGLMIGEPMPSPLVKTHGQFRFQLMLRSAKARPMTRHVQQVLQKTTLPEDVTVVFDMDAWSFT; via the coding sequence ATGCCCGCCGCCCGCGTCCTCATCGACGGCCCTTCCGAGCTCGTCTTCGACTACGCCATTCCCGATGGACTCAACGTCCAGCCCGGTTGCCGCGTCCGCATTCCCCTGCGCAATAAGCTCTCCCAAGGCACCGTTCTCGATCTGGTCGAGCAGCAGGATGACCTCGGCTTCGCCCTGCGTCCGCTCCATTCGCTCAGCGACCCCGAGCCGCTGATCACCCCGAATCTTCTCAAGGCCGGCCGCTGGATCGCCAGCTACTATGGGTGCAGTATCGAAAGCGTCATCCGCGCCCTGCTACCGGAAGCCGTCCGCACCGAGGACAACTCCGCCAAGGTCCGCAAGACCGTGGTGCTCGAAAACGAGCCATCGCCCGAAATCCTCGCCAAGCTCCAAAAGCGCGCTCCAAAGCAAGCTGCCATCCTTTCCCTGCTCACCCACGCGCCGGACAAGAAGATCGCCCTCGCCGACCTTGGTGACGGAGCCTCCGCGTCGGTGAAGTCCCTCGCCAAACAAGAGCTCGTCCGCCTCATCGAAGAAGAAGTCCGCCGCGACCCAGAAGCCGACGGCATCGAGGAAATCCTTCCCGATTCCCCTCTCCCTCTCAATGACGAGCAAGAAGCCGCGCTCAAGGTCGTCCTTGAATCGCTCAACGCCCCATCCTCTTCCACTCCTTCATCTCCCATCCTCCTCCACGGCGTCACCGGCTCCGGCAAGACCGAAGTCTACCTCCAAGCCGCCCGCGCCACGCTCGATCTCGGCAAGACAGTCCTCGTCCTCGTCCCGGAAATTTCCCTAACACCCCAGACCGTCCGCCGCTTCCGCGCCCGTTTTGCCGGCATTCAGGAGCAAGTCGCCGTCTTGCATTCGAATCTCTCCCAAGGCGAGCGCTTCGATGAATGGCACCGCATCCGCAAGGGCATTGCCCGCATCGTCATCGGCGCACGCTCCGCCGTCTTCGCGCCGCTGCCGGACCTCGGCCTCATCCTGGTGGATGAGGAACACGAGAACACCTACAAGCAGGACCAGATCCCCCGCTATCACGGCCGCGATGTCGCCGTGCTGCGCGCCGCACTTGAAAACTGCACCATCGTCCTGGGCTCCGCCACGCCGTCGCTGGAGTCGTTTCAAAACACGCTCGAAGGAAAGTACAAGCTTGTCCGCCTCGCCAAGCGAGCCGACGGCCAATCGCTGCCGTTGATCCGCGTGCTCGACATGCGCCTGGAGAAGCAGAAGCAAAAAGGCGGCATGGCAATCCTCTCCGATCGCCTGCGCAACGCGCTCGAGCAACGCCTCCTCAAGAACGAGCAATCCATCCTCTTCCTCAATCGCCGCGGCTTCGCCCGCTCCCTGCAATGCCCCTCCTGCGGCCACGTCTGCATGTGCCCGCATTGCTCGGTGCCGCTCACCTACCACCGCGAGGACGAGCGCCTGATGTGCCACATCTGCGGCCACCAGGCCGTCGTCCCGCGCAAGTGCCCCGAATGCCGCGACCCCGCCATCGCCCTGCAAGGTTACGGCACCCAGAAGGTCGAAGAGGTCATCGCAAAGGTGCTGCCGCAAGCAAAGATCGCCCGCATCGATGCCGATGCCATGCGCAAGAAGCACGCCCTGCGCGACCTGCTCAATGCCTTCCAAGCCCGCAAGATCGACGTGCTCATCGGCACCCAGATGATCGCCAAGGGCCTGCACTTCCCGAACGTCACGCTGGTCGGCATCCTCAATGCCGATATCGGCCTCCACGTCCCCGACTTCCGTGCCGGCGAGCGCGTCTTCCAGCTTCTCACCCAGGTCGCCGGCCGCGCTGGCCGCGGCGATCTCGAAGGCGAGGTCATCGTGCAGACCTTCACGCCGCACTCCCCGTCGGTCCAGTTCGCCCGCCATCACGACTTCGATGGCTTTGCCGAGCAGGAGCTGGAATTCCGCCGCCAATTCGGCTTCCCGCCCTTCGCCCACTGCGCCGTCCTCACCAGCCGCTCCACCCACGAGCGCCGCGCCGAGTTCACGCTGCAAACGCTTCACCGCCGCCTCACTGAGAATCCCCCTCCGGGCCTCATGATCGGCGAGCCCATGCCCAGCCCGCTGGTGAAAACCCACGGCCAATTCCGCTTCCAGCTCATGCTGCGCAGCGCGAAGGCCCGCCCCATGACCCGCCACGTTCAGCAGGTGCTCCAAAAGACCACCCTGCCAGAAGACGTGACCGTCGTCTTCGACATGGACGCGTGGAGTTTCACGTAA
- a CDS encoding phosphatidylinositol-specific phospholipase C domain-containing protein has product MAKALRILVLLLFCLATNARAAGNNWMTLLNGTLPLSQYSLPGTHDSGARYEPLSGTAKCQNLTIAEQLNAGVRFLDIRCRHLNDAFVIHHGQVYQNINFADVLNDTIGFLNANPGEAVIMSVKEEYDPSGNTRSFEATFDAYTSQSPGKWYLGASIPTLDAARGKIVLFRRFGASSTPKGIDASNWPDNTTFSTGGTLRVQDNYNVPDNNAKWNQILAILNEARYGGPGTLYVNFSSGVRSGTFGIPDITTVSNNINPRLTTYFNANPSGRFGAILMDFADAAKASQIYNTNAPTGRAVQHPAHFMIVNRNSAKAIDLISGNTANGAQVNQWTYDYNGPNQRWSLAPTENVDHFRIVSWVSGKCACIENDATTTGAKVHAWDYTGNNPAQQFDLIDAGNGYFKLRNVNSGLVLEITNAGTANNDRIQQNTDTGSANQQWRLQPWGDYFIRASTGKYICIEGSGNSNGNRIVQYAWENNLWFLWRLDGVTNGHLKASSLNAPARVLCVPNASITAGIDCHLYDYSTANTGDQKLRILPKTNGLFKFYFVHDGMAWDIPGGQTANLVPLEQYPDNANSWQEFQLERAVIPGNPRGLIIPTVSMNRGISSAVLTWPSQVGYLYQPEWSDNLVSWQKVVPSALTGTGSTLTATHTGIATRRFYRIVISPAS; this is encoded by the coding sequence ATGGCGAAAGCCCTCCGCATCCTCGTTTTACTCCTTTTCTGTCTCGCGACCAACGCACGGGCAGCAGGCAACAATTGGATGACCCTGCTCAACGGCACCCTGCCACTCTCGCAGTATTCCCTCCCCGGCACCCACGATTCTGGCGCACGCTACGAACCGCTCTCCGGCACTGCCAAATGCCAGAACCTCACCATCGCCGAGCAGCTCAATGCCGGCGTCCGCTTCCTCGACATCCGCTGCCGTCACCTGAACGACGCCTTCGTCATCCACCACGGCCAAGTCTATCAGAACATCAATTTCGCCGACGTCCTCAATGACACCATCGGCTTCCTCAACGCGAATCCCGGCGAAGCCGTCATCATGAGCGTGAAGGAGGAATACGACCCCTCCGGCAATACCCGCTCCTTCGAAGCCACCTTCGACGCCTACACCTCACAAAGCCCCGGCAAGTGGTATCTCGGCGCCAGCATCCCGACGCTCGATGCCGCCCGCGGGAAGATCGTCCTCTTCCGCCGCTTCGGCGCTTCATCCACGCCCAAGGGCATCGACGCCTCGAACTGGCCGGACAACACCACTTTCAGCACCGGCGGCACTCTCCGCGTTCAAGACAACTACAATGTCCCTGACAACAACGCCAAGTGGAACCAGATCCTCGCGATCCTGAATGAAGCCCGCTATGGCGGCCCCGGCACCCTTTACGTGAACTTCTCCAGCGGCGTCCGCAGCGGCACCTTCGGCATCCCCGACATCACCACCGTCTCGAACAACATCAACCCGCGGCTCACCACCTATTTCAATGCCAATCCGAGCGGTCGCTTCGGAGCCATACTGATGGACTTCGCCGACGCCGCGAAAGCCAGCCAGATCTATAACACCAACGCCCCCACGGGCCGCGCCGTCCAACACCCCGCGCACTTCATGATCGTCAATCGCAACAGCGCCAAGGCGATCGACCTCATCAGCGGCAACACCGCCAATGGCGCACAGGTCAACCAGTGGACCTACGACTACAATGGCCCCAACCAGCGCTGGTCCCTCGCCCCGACCGAGAATGTCGATCACTTCCGCATCGTCTCCTGGGTCAGCGGCAAGTGCGCCTGCATCGAGAATGACGCCACCACCACCGGAGCCAAGGTCCATGCATGGGACTACACCGGCAACAACCCGGCCCAGCAGTTCGACCTGATCGATGCCGGCAATGGCTACTTCAAGCTCCGCAATGTGAACAGCGGACTCGTGCTGGAAATCACCAACGCCGGCACCGCCAACAACGACCGCATTCAGCAAAACACCGACACCGGTTCGGCCAACCAACAATGGCGGCTCCAACCATGGGGCGACTACTTCATCCGCGCCTCCACCGGGAAATACATCTGCATCGAAGGCTCGGGAAACTCGAACGGCAACCGCATCGTCCAATACGCATGGGAGAATAACCTGTGGTTCCTGTGGCGCCTCGATGGCGTGACCAATGGCCACCTCAAGGCCTCCAGCCTCAATGCCCCCGCCCGCGTCCTCTGCGTCCCGAATGCCTCCATCACCGCGGGCATCGACTGCCACCTCTACGACTACAGCACCGCCAACACCGGCGACCAGAAGCTGCGCATCCTGCCGAAGACCAACGGCCTCTTCAAATTCTACTTCGTCCACGATGGCATGGCCTGGGACATCCCCGGCGGCCAGACCGCCAACCTCGTGCCCCTCGAGCAGTATCCTGACAACGCCAACTCGTGGCAGGAGTTCCAGCTTGAACGCGCGGTGATCCCCGGCAACCCGCGCGGCTTGATCATTCCCACGGTCTCGATGAATCGCGGCATCAGCTCCGCCGTCCTCACGTGGCCTTCCCAAGTCGGCTATCTCTACCAACCGGAGTGGTCCGATAACCTCGTCTCTTGGCAAAAAGTCGTCCCCTCCGCACTCACCGGAACCGGCTCGACCCTCACCGCCACGCACACCGGAATCGCCACCAGACGCTTCTACCGGATCGTCATTTCTCCGGCCTCCTGA
- a CDS encoding tetratricopeptide repeat protein, with protein MKPTFADEKKLKEDLKENPADWETRKRLAHLLYDQERFTDAANLVWGAEEIPNIDLELAFAARVLAKAAPRKAIRLLTALLELNQGKAVQNLGLANALLHHGMVLQAARFYGAAMEADPELGNPDLEHFILWTDDEESLWGNFKNRRPTLGELPWMKRSMEESMRLTASVSRHTTPIKVASLAPALGEDLSNELYEQTAAKSAQPSPPPAVTIPMDRVAPKDRLFDPDLGAPAAEPAKKRAARPAAKKAATKTATKAAAVPQPDLSASTPAPDLPSTPAPALRPPDFAAPPAGSPRQPDLPPGSGAPPAAAPRKLDLPQLGEQSVAAKMPVPPPSLPGGAKAPPRPASPDLPGLTKLKLTPSHPSKLKMPPSVKSGEES; from the coding sequence ATGAAACCCACATTCGCCGACGAGAAGAAGCTGAAGGAGGATCTGAAAGAGAATCCTGCCGACTGGGAAACGCGCAAGCGACTCGCCCATCTCCTCTATGATCAGGAACGCTTCACCGATGCCGCCAACCTCGTGTGGGGGGCTGAAGAGATCCCGAACATCGACCTCGAGCTGGCCTTCGCCGCCCGTGTGCTCGCCAAGGCCGCGCCGCGGAAAGCCATCCGCCTGCTCACCGCATTGTTAGAACTCAACCAAGGCAAAGCCGTCCAAAACCTCGGCCTCGCCAATGCCCTGCTTCATCACGGCATGGTCCTCCAGGCCGCGCGCTTCTACGGCGCCGCCATGGAAGCCGACCCCGAACTCGGCAATCCGGACCTCGAGCACTTCATTCTCTGGACCGATGACGAGGAATCACTCTGGGGCAATTTCAAAAACCGCCGTCCCACCCTCGGCGAGCTGCCATGGATGAAGCGCAGCATGGAAGAGTCCATGCGCCTCACCGCTTCCGTCAGCCGCCACACCACGCCGATCAAAGTGGCCAGCCTCGCACCGGCATTGGGCGAAGACCTCTCGAACGAACTCTACGAACAAACGGCCGCGAAGAGCGCACAGCCAAGTCCGCCGCCCGCAGTGACCATTCCGATGGATCGCGTCGCGCCAAAGGATCGCCTCTTCGATCCCGATCTCGGCGCACCCGCTGCAGAGCCGGCGAAAAAGAGGGCTGCACGTCCAGCCGCCAAGAAGGCCGCCACCAAAACCGCGACCAAAGCAGCCGCAGTCCCTCAGCCGGATCTCTCTGCTTCAACACCCGCGCCGGACCTGCCATCCACACCCGCTCCGGCTCTGCGCCCGCCCGACTTCGCAGCGCCACCTGCCGGAAGCCCACGCCAACCCGACCTGCCCCCGGGATCAGGAGCACCTCCCGCAGCTGCGCCCCGGAAACTCGATTTGCCACAATTGGGCGAACAATCGGTGGCCGCAAAGATGCCCGTCCCGCCACCCAGCCTGCCCGGCGGCGCGAAGGCCCCGCCACGGCCCGCTTCACCCGACCTTCCAGGCCTCACGAAGCTCAAGCTCACGCCCTCACATCCGTCGAAGCTGAAAATGCCACCCTCGGTGAAGAGCGGCGAAGAAAGCTGA
- a CDS encoding SGNH/GDSL hydrolase family protein, giving the protein MKVSPASLAAAFLLGTASLPAAEQIVTLGDSLTFAYEASFAFTKKINGTTYGDGFGSGVRNWAEILSSSTYRQAFFDLGARDTISIFSLFNPTGNVQLYFRQKNNWAVPGLKVDQLRRFVSHEATMTQLLAEDPDYSSLLTALNFSDFKESTDFNVTDLETQISTIAERLTFFIGGNDINAIYGTIYNGGSPGTFVDDFIADSASILDRVLALKPSLQIVVVNVPHVGITPDVQSSYPTDPVKTARVTAVLNDLNSRLANLATARGLAYADIYTTTLSLLNPAPMCIQGIQFQNSGSTTGDLNYVWLNGPVSANFHPNTNAQAVIANTIIDAFNRRYATGIAPLTATEILGGLLGKSATAINMTYATWISNFGYPNASENDDSDGDGIPAGLEFALGLNPSLRDSWKVSSRIVNGAGGKELELSYPLRLTSSTRFTLRPASSTGLPGTFVPFATAPAPGTDGLARARVSATGSRAFLRLNCTLP; this is encoded by the coding sequence ATGAAGGTGTCCCCCGCGTCCCTCGCCGCCGCATTCCTGCTCGGCACGGCATCATTGCCCGCTGCCGAGCAGATCGTCACGCTCGGTGACTCGCTGACCTTCGCCTACGAGGCCTCGTTCGCCTTCACCAAGAAGATCAACGGCACCACCTACGGCGACGGCTTCGGCAGCGGCGTCCGCAATTGGGCAGAGATCCTCAGCTCCAGCACCTATCGCCAGGCGTTCTTCGACCTCGGAGCCCGCGATACCATTTCAATCTTCAGCCTCTTCAATCCCACCGGCAACGTCCAACTCTACTTCCGCCAGAAGAACAACTGGGCGGTTCCCGGCCTGAAGGTGGATCAGCTCCGCCGCTTCGTGAGCCACGAGGCCACCATGACACAGCTTCTCGCCGAGGACCCCGACTACTCGAGCCTGCTCACCGCGCTGAACTTCTCCGACTTCAAAGAGAGCACCGACTTCAATGTCACCGATCTCGAAACCCAGATCTCGACGATCGCCGAGCGCCTCACCTTCTTCATTGGCGGCAATGACATCAATGCCATCTACGGCACCATCTACAATGGCGGCTCACCCGGCACCTTCGTCGATGACTTCATCGCGGACTCCGCGTCCATCCTCGACCGCGTCCTCGCGCTAAAGCCATCCCTCCAGATCGTGGTGGTGAATGTTCCGCACGTCGGCATCACGCCGGACGTGCAGTCGAGCTATCCCACCGACCCGGTCAAGACCGCCCGCGTCACCGCGGTGCTGAATGATCTCAACTCACGATTGGCAAACCTCGCAACAGCACGCGGACTCGCCTACGCCGACATCTACACCACCACGCTGTCGCTGCTGAATCCGGCACCAATGTGCATCCAGGGCATCCAGTTTCAGAACAGCGGATCCACCACCGGCGACCTGAACTACGTGTGGCTGAATGGCCCGGTCAGCGCGAACTTCCATCCGAACACCAACGCCCAGGCCGTCATCGCGAATACCATCATCGATGCCTTCAATCGCCGCTACGCCACCGGCATCGCCCCCCTCACCGCCACCGAGATCCTCGGCGGCCTGCTCGGCAAGTCCGCGACTGCCATCAACATGACCTACGCCACTTGGATCTCCAATTTCGGCTATCCCAACGCTTCCGAGAACGACGACTCGGATGGCGACGGGATCCCCGCCGGCCTGGAATTCGCCCTCGGCCTCAATCCTTCCCTCCGCGACTCGTGGAAGGTCTCCAGCCGCATCGTCAATGGAGCAGGCGGCAAGGAACTCGAGCTCTCCTACCCGCTTCGCCTCACCAGCTCCACCCGCTTCACCTTGCGCCCCGCTTCCTCCACCGGTCTGCCGGGAACGTTCGTCCCCTTCGCCACGGCACCCGCCCCCGGCACCGATGGCCTTGCCCGTGCGCGGGTTTCCGCCACCGGCTCCCGCGCCTTCCTCCGGCTGAATTGCACGCTTCCCTGA
- the creB gene encoding two-component system response regulator CreB yields the protein MNVLLVEDEPAIADTLVYALETECFGVHHALTGQEALDAFASTSFDFAILDIGLPDMTGLDVCKKLRENSTVPVLFLTARDGEVDRILGLELGGDDYVTKPFSPREIVARIRAILRRSQNGGQTPAPNKPPEPPPGVLHHDPAAMRIHCHGSQLDLTAHEYKLLLVFMKNPRRVLSRDQLLDHAWADPGAVTDRTIDAHIKSIRAKLRTAKAGAEDLIQTRRGLGYLFVP from the coding sequence ATGAACGTCCTGCTCGTCGAAGACGAACCCGCCATCGCCGATACCTTGGTCTACGCGCTCGAGACCGAGTGCTTCGGCGTCCATCACGCCCTCACCGGCCAGGAGGCCCTCGATGCCTTTGCCTCCACGTCCTTCGACTTCGCCATCCTCGACATCGGCCTCCCGGACATGACCGGCCTCGACGTCTGCAAGAAGCTCCGCGAAAACTCGACCGTTCCCGTCCTCTTCCTCACCGCCCGCGATGGCGAGGTGGACCGCATCCTCGGCCTTGAGCTCGGCGGCGACGACTACGTCACCAAGCCCTTCAGCCCGCGCGAAATCGTCGCCCGCATCCGCGCCATCCTCCGCCGTTCGCAGAATGGCGGCCAAACCCCTGCCCCGAACAAGCCTCCGGAGCCGCCGCCGGGAGTCCTCCATCACGACCCCGCCGCCATGCGCATCCACTGCCACGGCAGCCAGCTCGATCTCACCGCCCACGAATACAAGCTCCTGCTGGTATTCATGAAAAACCCCCGCCGCGTCCTCAGCCGGGACCAACTCCTCGACCACGCCTGGGCCGACCCCGGCGCCGTCACCGACCGCACCATCGACGCCCACATCAAGTCGATCCGCGCCAAGCTCCGCACCGCAAAGGCCGGCGCGGAAGACCTGATCCAGACCCGCCGCGGTCTCGGCTACCTGTTCGTGCCATAA